In one Drosophila pseudoobscura strain MV-25-SWS-2005 chromosome X, UCI_Dpse_MV25, whole genome shotgun sequence genomic region, the following are encoded:
- the TfAP-2 gene encoding transcription factor AP-2-epsilon isoform X6 — translation MSFLATLDASAWQERLSGHGSLGLSSSSAAYTTHSGGHTGRSGPATGHSGHSGTHGSAATMHHQSLQSDFQPPYFPPPFHHSTQSPPQQQNHGALEYLGTDPYGQPLSSLHHAPLHHYNQLAGLRSTQDQLGIHRTHREAELQGHVSQLAHGFPYTDRRGDYSSAISAGAAHGTRIGHEHDSLALHQALQNAVDDVQAPAIDDNVAFMSDLPLIKSMKSGKDAGNIGSGSPSEVFCAVPGRLSLLSSTSKYKVTIAEVQRRLSPPECLNASLLGGVLRRAKSKNGGRLLREKLEKIGLNLPAGRRKAANVTLLTSLVEGEATHLAKDFHFVCETEFPARQLAEYIVRHQTEPNDSYRRKELILHSQQITKELMQILSQDRTTHFGTRSQHLLEPSMQRHLTHFSLITHGFGSPAIMAVLHAFQTFLNESLNYLEKLYPSNGGGMVSSSLDKSKMDNEKK, via the exons GAGCGCCTCAGTGGACATGGGAGTCTAGGAttgtccagcagcagcgcggcTTACACGACCCATTCCGGTGGGCACACAGGTAGAAGCGGTCCGGCCACCGGTCATAGTGGACACAGTGGTACTCATGGGTCAGCAGCTACCATGCATCATCAATCACTTCAGTCCGATTTTCAGCCTCCGTATTTTCCGCCGCCGTTCCACCATTCCACGCAAAGCCCTCCTCAGCAACAG AATCACGGTGCCCTCGAATACCTGGGCACGGATCCGTATGGTCAGCCTTTGTCATCGTTACACCACGCCCCCCTCCATCACTACAATCAGTTGGCGGGCCTGAGGTCGACGCAAGATCAACTTGGGATTCACAGAACCCACAGAGAGGCGGAGCTGCAAGGACATGTT tCCCAGCTGGCTCATGGATTTCCGTACACAGATAGAAGAGGCGACTACAGCAGTGCAATATCGGCAGGAGCAGCGCATGGAACCCGAATCGGCCATGAACATGACTCCCTGGCCCTGCATCAAGCGCTGCAAAATGCTGTCGACGATGTGCAAGCACCTGCCATAGATGACAACGTAGCCTTCATGTCAGACCTTCCACTAATAAAAA GCATGAAAAGCGGTAAAGATGCAGGGAACATTGGTTCTGGTTCCCCCAGTGAGGTATTCTGTGCAGTTCCTGGTCGCCTTAGTCTCCTATCGAGCACGTCGAAATATAAGGTCACCATTGCGGAAGTGCAGCGAAGACTGTCGCCACCCGAATGTTTAAACGCCTCCTTGTTGGGCGGAGTTCTTCGAAG GGCCAAGAGTAAGAACGGCGGGCGTTTGCTAAGGGAGAAGCTTGAGAAGATCGGCTTGAACCTACCCGCGGGAAGGCGAAAAGCGGCTAATGTGACGTTGCTAACGTCTTTGGTGGAGGGAGAAGCAACCCACTTGGCCAAGGACTTTCACTTTGTTTGCGAGACGGAATTCCCGGCTAGGCAGTTGGCGGAGTACATTGTACGTCATCAAACGGAGCCAAATGATTCATATCGACGAAAAGAGCTCATCCTTCATTCCCAGCAG ATTACAAAAGAGTTAATGCAGATCTTAAGCCAAGATCGGACTACTCATTTTGGAACAAGATCACAGCACTTGTTGGAGCCGTCGATGCAGCGTCATTTAACACACTTTTCACTAATTACGCACGGGTTTGGATCACCCGCAATAATGGCCGTTCTGCATGCTTTCCAG ACATTTTTGAATGAATCATTAAACTATTTAGAAAAGCTATATCCTTCGAATGGAGGTGGCATGGTGTCGTCATCATTGGACAAAAGTAAAATggacaacgaaaaaaaatga
- the TfAP-2 gene encoding transcription factor AP-2-epsilon isoform X1: protein MHILHRTNDHQFEDQKFMMERLSGHGSLGLSSSSAAYTTHSGGHTGRSGPATGHSGHSGTHGSAATMHHQSLQSDFQPPYFPPPFHHSTQSPPQQQISEYLQNHGALEYLGTDPYGQPLSSLHHAPLHHYNQLAGLRSTQDQLGIHRTHREAELQGHVSQLAHGFPYTDRRGDYSSAISAGAAHGTRIGHEHDSLALHQALQNAVDDVQAPAIDDNVAFMSDLPLIKSMKSGKDAGNIGSGSPSEVFCAVPGRLSLLSSTSKYKVTIAEVQRRLSPPECLNASLLGGVLRRAKSKNGGRLLREKLEKIGLNLPAGRRKAANVTLLTSLVEGEATHLAKDFHFVCETEFPARQLAEYIVRHQTEPNDSYRRKELILHSQQITKELMQILSQDRTTHFGTRSQHLLEPSMQRHLTHFSLITHGFGSPAIMAVLHAFQTFLNESLNYLEKLYPSNGGGMVSSSLDKSKMDNEKK, encoded by the exons GAGCGCCTCAGTGGACATGGGAGTCTAGGAttgtccagcagcagcgcggcTTACACGACCCATTCCGGTGGGCACACAGGTAGAAGCGGTCCGGCCACCGGTCATAGTGGACACAGTGGTACTCATGGGTCAGCAGCTACCATGCATCATCAATCACTTCAGTCCGATTTTCAGCCTCCGTATTTTCCGCCGCCGTTCCACCATTCCACGCAAAGCCCTCCTCAGCAACAG ATATCTGAGTACTTGCAGAATCACGGTGCCCTCGAATACCTGGGCACGGATCCGTATGGTCAGCCTTTGTCATCGTTACACCACGCCCCCCTCCATCACTACAATCAGTTGGCGGGCCTGAGGTCGACGCAAGATCAACTTGGGATTCACAGAACCCACAGAGAGGCGGAGCTGCAAGGACATGTT tCCCAGCTGGCTCATGGATTTCCGTACACAGATAGAAGAGGCGACTACAGCAGTGCAATATCGGCAGGAGCAGCGCATGGAACCCGAATCGGCCATGAACATGACTCCCTGGCCCTGCATCAAGCGCTGCAAAATGCTGTCGACGATGTGCAAGCACCTGCCATAGATGACAACGTAGCCTTCATGTCAGACCTTCCACTAATAAAAA GCATGAAAAGCGGTAAAGATGCAGGGAACATTGGTTCTGGTTCCCCCAGTGAGGTATTCTGTGCAGTTCCTGGTCGCCTTAGTCTCCTATCGAGCACGTCGAAATATAAGGTCACCATTGCGGAAGTGCAGCGAAGACTGTCGCCACCCGAATGTTTAAACGCCTCCTTGTTGGGCGGAGTTCTTCGAAG GGCCAAGAGTAAGAACGGCGGGCGTTTGCTAAGGGAGAAGCTTGAGAAGATCGGCTTGAACCTACCCGCGGGAAGGCGAAAAGCGGCTAATGTGACGTTGCTAACGTCTTTGGTGGAGGGAGAAGCAACCCACTTGGCCAAGGACTTTCACTTTGTTTGCGAGACGGAATTCCCGGCTAGGCAGTTGGCGGAGTACATTGTACGTCATCAAACGGAGCCAAATGATTCATATCGACGAAAAGAGCTCATCCTTCATTCCCAGCAG ATTACAAAAGAGTTAATGCAGATCTTAAGCCAAGATCGGACTACTCATTTTGGAACAAGATCACAGCACTTGTTGGAGCCGTCGATGCAGCGTCATTTAACACACTTTTCACTAATTACGCACGGGTTTGGATCACCCGCAATAATGGCCGTTCTGCATGCTTTCCAG ACATTTTTGAATGAATCATTAAACTATTTAGAAAAGCTATATCCTTCGAATGGAGGTGGCATGGTGTCGTCATCATTGGACAAAAGTAAAATggacaacgaaaaaaaatga
- the TfAP-2 gene encoding transcription factor AP-2-epsilon isoform X2 — MTLAYVDMPAVHVQERLSGHGSLGLSSSSAAYTTHSGGHTGRSGPATGHSGHSGTHGSAATMHHQSLQSDFQPPYFPPPFHHSTQSPPQQQISEYLQNHGALEYLGTDPYGQPLSSLHHAPLHHYNQLAGLRSTQDQLGIHRTHREAELQGHVSQLAHGFPYTDRRGDYSSAISAGAAHGTRIGHEHDSLALHQALQNAVDDVQAPAIDDNVAFMSDLPLIKSMKSGKDAGNIGSGSPSEVFCAVPGRLSLLSSTSKYKVTIAEVQRRLSPPECLNASLLGGVLRRAKSKNGGRLLREKLEKIGLNLPAGRRKAANVTLLTSLVEGEATHLAKDFHFVCETEFPARQLAEYIVRHQTEPNDSYRRKELILHSQQITKELMQILSQDRTTHFGTRSQHLLEPSMQRHLTHFSLITHGFGSPAIMAVLHAFQTFLNESLNYLEKLYPSNGGGMVSSSLDKSKMDNEKK, encoded by the exons ATGACTTTAGCGTATGTGGATATGCCAGCGGTTCATGTTCAG GAGCGCCTCAGTGGACATGGGAGTCTAGGAttgtccagcagcagcgcggcTTACACGACCCATTCCGGTGGGCACACAGGTAGAAGCGGTCCGGCCACCGGTCATAGTGGACACAGTGGTACTCATGGGTCAGCAGCTACCATGCATCATCAATCACTTCAGTCCGATTTTCAGCCTCCGTATTTTCCGCCGCCGTTCCACCATTCCACGCAAAGCCCTCCTCAGCAACAG ATATCTGAGTACTTGCAGAATCACGGTGCCCTCGAATACCTGGGCACGGATCCGTATGGTCAGCCTTTGTCATCGTTACACCACGCCCCCCTCCATCACTACAATCAGTTGGCGGGCCTGAGGTCGACGCAAGATCAACTTGGGATTCACAGAACCCACAGAGAGGCGGAGCTGCAAGGACATGTT tCCCAGCTGGCTCATGGATTTCCGTACACAGATAGAAGAGGCGACTACAGCAGTGCAATATCGGCAGGAGCAGCGCATGGAACCCGAATCGGCCATGAACATGACTCCCTGGCCCTGCATCAAGCGCTGCAAAATGCTGTCGACGATGTGCAAGCACCTGCCATAGATGACAACGTAGCCTTCATGTCAGACCTTCCACTAATAAAAA GCATGAAAAGCGGTAAAGATGCAGGGAACATTGGTTCTGGTTCCCCCAGTGAGGTATTCTGTGCAGTTCCTGGTCGCCTTAGTCTCCTATCGAGCACGTCGAAATATAAGGTCACCATTGCGGAAGTGCAGCGAAGACTGTCGCCACCCGAATGTTTAAACGCCTCCTTGTTGGGCGGAGTTCTTCGAAG GGCCAAGAGTAAGAACGGCGGGCGTTTGCTAAGGGAGAAGCTTGAGAAGATCGGCTTGAACCTACCCGCGGGAAGGCGAAAAGCGGCTAATGTGACGTTGCTAACGTCTTTGGTGGAGGGAGAAGCAACCCACTTGGCCAAGGACTTTCACTTTGTTTGCGAGACGGAATTCCCGGCTAGGCAGTTGGCGGAGTACATTGTACGTCATCAAACGGAGCCAAATGATTCATATCGACGAAAAGAGCTCATCCTTCATTCCCAGCAG ATTACAAAAGAGTTAATGCAGATCTTAAGCCAAGATCGGACTACTCATTTTGGAACAAGATCACAGCACTTGTTGGAGCCGTCGATGCAGCGTCATTTAACACACTTTTCACTAATTACGCACGGGTTTGGATCACCCGCAATAATGGCCGTTCTGCATGCTTTCCAG ACATTTTTGAATGAATCATTAAACTATTTAGAAAAGCTATATCCTTCGAATGGAGGTGGCATGGTGTCGTCATCATTGGACAAAAGTAAAATggacaacgaaaaaaaatga
- the TfAP-2 gene encoding transcription factor AP-2-epsilon isoform X3, translating to MHILHRTNDHQFEDQKFMMERLSGHGSLGLSSSSAAYTTHSGGHTGRSGPATGHSGHSGTHGSAATMHHQSLQSDFQPPYFPPPFHHSTQSPPQQQNHGALEYLGTDPYGQPLSSLHHAPLHHYNQLAGLRSTQDQLGIHRTHREAELQGHVSQLAHGFPYTDRRGDYSSAISAGAAHGTRIGHEHDSLALHQALQNAVDDVQAPAIDDNVAFMSDLPLIKSMKSGKDAGNIGSGSPSEVFCAVPGRLSLLSSTSKYKVTIAEVQRRLSPPECLNASLLGGVLRRAKSKNGGRLLREKLEKIGLNLPAGRRKAANVTLLTSLVEGEATHLAKDFHFVCETEFPARQLAEYIVRHQTEPNDSYRRKELILHSQQITKELMQILSQDRTTHFGTRSQHLLEPSMQRHLTHFSLITHGFGSPAIMAVLHAFQTFLNESLNYLEKLYPSNGGGMVSSSLDKSKMDNEKK from the exons GAGCGCCTCAGTGGACATGGGAGTCTAGGAttgtccagcagcagcgcggcTTACACGACCCATTCCGGTGGGCACACAGGTAGAAGCGGTCCGGCCACCGGTCATAGTGGACACAGTGGTACTCATGGGTCAGCAGCTACCATGCATCATCAATCACTTCAGTCCGATTTTCAGCCTCCGTATTTTCCGCCGCCGTTCCACCATTCCACGCAAAGCCCTCCTCAGCAACAG AATCACGGTGCCCTCGAATACCTGGGCACGGATCCGTATGGTCAGCCTTTGTCATCGTTACACCACGCCCCCCTCCATCACTACAATCAGTTGGCGGGCCTGAGGTCGACGCAAGATCAACTTGGGATTCACAGAACCCACAGAGAGGCGGAGCTGCAAGGACATGTT tCCCAGCTGGCTCATGGATTTCCGTACACAGATAGAAGAGGCGACTACAGCAGTGCAATATCGGCAGGAGCAGCGCATGGAACCCGAATCGGCCATGAACATGACTCCCTGGCCCTGCATCAAGCGCTGCAAAATGCTGTCGACGATGTGCAAGCACCTGCCATAGATGACAACGTAGCCTTCATGTCAGACCTTCCACTAATAAAAA GCATGAAAAGCGGTAAAGATGCAGGGAACATTGGTTCTGGTTCCCCCAGTGAGGTATTCTGTGCAGTTCCTGGTCGCCTTAGTCTCCTATCGAGCACGTCGAAATATAAGGTCACCATTGCGGAAGTGCAGCGAAGACTGTCGCCACCCGAATGTTTAAACGCCTCCTTGTTGGGCGGAGTTCTTCGAAG GGCCAAGAGTAAGAACGGCGGGCGTTTGCTAAGGGAGAAGCTTGAGAAGATCGGCTTGAACCTACCCGCGGGAAGGCGAAAAGCGGCTAATGTGACGTTGCTAACGTCTTTGGTGGAGGGAGAAGCAACCCACTTGGCCAAGGACTTTCACTTTGTTTGCGAGACGGAATTCCCGGCTAGGCAGTTGGCGGAGTACATTGTACGTCATCAAACGGAGCCAAATGATTCATATCGACGAAAAGAGCTCATCCTTCATTCCCAGCAG ATTACAAAAGAGTTAATGCAGATCTTAAGCCAAGATCGGACTACTCATTTTGGAACAAGATCACAGCACTTGTTGGAGCCGTCGATGCAGCGTCATTTAACACACTTTTCACTAATTACGCACGGGTTTGGATCACCCGCAATAATGGCCGTTCTGCATGCTTTCCAG ACATTTTTGAATGAATCATTAAACTATTTAGAAAAGCTATATCCTTCGAATGGAGGTGGCATGGTGTCGTCATCATTGGACAAAAGTAAAATggacaacgaaaaaaaatga
- the TfAP-2 gene encoding transcription factor AP-2-epsilon isoform X4, whose product MSFLATLDASAWQERLSGHGSLGLSSSSAAYTTHSGGHTGRSGPATGHSGHSGTHGSAATMHHQSLQSDFQPPYFPPPFHHSTQSPPQQQISEYLQNHGALEYLGTDPYGQPLSSLHHAPLHHYNQLAGLRSTQDQLGIHRTHREAELQGHVSQLAHGFPYTDRRGDYSSAISAGAAHGTRIGHEHDSLALHQALQNAVDDVQAPAIDDNVAFMSDLPLIKSMKSGKDAGNIGSGSPSEVFCAVPGRLSLLSSTSKYKVTIAEVQRRLSPPECLNASLLGGVLRRAKSKNGGRLLREKLEKIGLNLPAGRRKAANVTLLTSLVEGEATHLAKDFHFVCETEFPARQLAEYIVRHQTEPNDSYRRKELILHSQQITKELMQILSQDRTTHFGTRSQHLLEPSMQRHLTHFSLITHGFGSPAIMAVLHAFQTFLNESLNYLEKLYPSNGGGMVSSSLDKSKMDNEKK is encoded by the exons GAGCGCCTCAGTGGACATGGGAGTCTAGGAttgtccagcagcagcgcggcTTACACGACCCATTCCGGTGGGCACACAGGTAGAAGCGGTCCGGCCACCGGTCATAGTGGACACAGTGGTACTCATGGGTCAGCAGCTACCATGCATCATCAATCACTTCAGTCCGATTTTCAGCCTCCGTATTTTCCGCCGCCGTTCCACCATTCCACGCAAAGCCCTCCTCAGCAACAG ATATCTGAGTACTTGCAGAATCACGGTGCCCTCGAATACCTGGGCACGGATCCGTATGGTCAGCCTTTGTCATCGTTACACCACGCCCCCCTCCATCACTACAATCAGTTGGCGGGCCTGAGGTCGACGCAAGATCAACTTGGGATTCACAGAACCCACAGAGAGGCGGAGCTGCAAGGACATGTT tCCCAGCTGGCTCATGGATTTCCGTACACAGATAGAAGAGGCGACTACAGCAGTGCAATATCGGCAGGAGCAGCGCATGGAACCCGAATCGGCCATGAACATGACTCCCTGGCCCTGCATCAAGCGCTGCAAAATGCTGTCGACGATGTGCAAGCACCTGCCATAGATGACAACGTAGCCTTCATGTCAGACCTTCCACTAATAAAAA GCATGAAAAGCGGTAAAGATGCAGGGAACATTGGTTCTGGTTCCCCCAGTGAGGTATTCTGTGCAGTTCCTGGTCGCCTTAGTCTCCTATCGAGCACGTCGAAATATAAGGTCACCATTGCGGAAGTGCAGCGAAGACTGTCGCCACCCGAATGTTTAAACGCCTCCTTGTTGGGCGGAGTTCTTCGAAG GGCCAAGAGTAAGAACGGCGGGCGTTTGCTAAGGGAGAAGCTTGAGAAGATCGGCTTGAACCTACCCGCGGGAAGGCGAAAAGCGGCTAATGTGACGTTGCTAACGTCTTTGGTGGAGGGAGAAGCAACCCACTTGGCCAAGGACTTTCACTTTGTTTGCGAGACGGAATTCCCGGCTAGGCAGTTGGCGGAGTACATTGTACGTCATCAAACGGAGCCAAATGATTCATATCGACGAAAAGAGCTCATCCTTCATTCCCAGCAG ATTACAAAAGAGTTAATGCAGATCTTAAGCCAAGATCGGACTACTCATTTTGGAACAAGATCACAGCACTTGTTGGAGCCGTCGATGCAGCGTCATTTAACACACTTTTCACTAATTACGCACGGGTTTGGATCACCCGCAATAATGGCCGTTCTGCATGCTTTCCAG ACATTTTTGAATGAATCATTAAACTATTTAGAAAAGCTATATCCTTCGAATGGAGGTGGCATGGTGTCGTCATCATTGGACAAAAGTAAAATggacaacgaaaaaaaatga
- the TfAP-2 gene encoding transcription factor AP-2-epsilon isoform X5 — protein sequence MTLAYVDMPAVHVQERLSGHGSLGLSSSSAAYTTHSGGHTGRSGPATGHSGHSGTHGSAATMHHQSLQSDFQPPYFPPPFHHSTQSPPQQQNHGALEYLGTDPYGQPLSSLHHAPLHHYNQLAGLRSTQDQLGIHRTHREAELQGHVSQLAHGFPYTDRRGDYSSAISAGAAHGTRIGHEHDSLALHQALQNAVDDVQAPAIDDNVAFMSDLPLIKSMKSGKDAGNIGSGSPSEVFCAVPGRLSLLSSTSKYKVTIAEVQRRLSPPECLNASLLGGVLRRAKSKNGGRLLREKLEKIGLNLPAGRRKAANVTLLTSLVEGEATHLAKDFHFVCETEFPARQLAEYIVRHQTEPNDSYRRKELILHSQQITKELMQILSQDRTTHFGTRSQHLLEPSMQRHLTHFSLITHGFGSPAIMAVLHAFQTFLNESLNYLEKLYPSNGGGMVSSSLDKSKMDNEKK from the exons ATGACTTTAGCGTATGTGGATATGCCAGCGGTTCATGTTCAG GAGCGCCTCAGTGGACATGGGAGTCTAGGAttgtccagcagcagcgcggcTTACACGACCCATTCCGGTGGGCACACAGGTAGAAGCGGTCCGGCCACCGGTCATAGTGGACACAGTGGTACTCATGGGTCAGCAGCTACCATGCATCATCAATCACTTCAGTCCGATTTTCAGCCTCCGTATTTTCCGCCGCCGTTCCACCATTCCACGCAAAGCCCTCCTCAGCAACAG AATCACGGTGCCCTCGAATACCTGGGCACGGATCCGTATGGTCAGCCTTTGTCATCGTTACACCACGCCCCCCTCCATCACTACAATCAGTTGGCGGGCCTGAGGTCGACGCAAGATCAACTTGGGATTCACAGAACCCACAGAGAGGCGGAGCTGCAAGGACATGTT tCCCAGCTGGCTCATGGATTTCCGTACACAGATAGAAGAGGCGACTACAGCAGTGCAATATCGGCAGGAGCAGCGCATGGAACCCGAATCGGCCATGAACATGACTCCCTGGCCCTGCATCAAGCGCTGCAAAATGCTGTCGACGATGTGCAAGCACCTGCCATAGATGACAACGTAGCCTTCATGTCAGACCTTCCACTAATAAAAA GCATGAAAAGCGGTAAAGATGCAGGGAACATTGGTTCTGGTTCCCCCAGTGAGGTATTCTGTGCAGTTCCTGGTCGCCTTAGTCTCCTATCGAGCACGTCGAAATATAAGGTCACCATTGCGGAAGTGCAGCGAAGACTGTCGCCACCCGAATGTTTAAACGCCTCCTTGTTGGGCGGAGTTCTTCGAAG GGCCAAGAGTAAGAACGGCGGGCGTTTGCTAAGGGAGAAGCTTGAGAAGATCGGCTTGAACCTACCCGCGGGAAGGCGAAAAGCGGCTAATGTGACGTTGCTAACGTCTTTGGTGGAGGGAGAAGCAACCCACTTGGCCAAGGACTTTCACTTTGTTTGCGAGACGGAATTCCCGGCTAGGCAGTTGGCGGAGTACATTGTACGTCATCAAACGGAGCCAAATGATTCATATCGACGAAAAGAGCTCATCCTTCATTCCCAGCAG ATTACAAAAGAGTTAATGCAGATCTTAAGCCAAGATCGGACTACTCATTTTGGAACAAGATCACAGCACTTGTTGGAGCCGTCGATGCAGCGTCATTTAACACACTTTTCACTAATTACGCACGGGTTTGGATCACCCGCAATAATGGCCGTTCTGCATGCTTTCCAG ACATTTTTGAATGAATCATTAAACTATTTAGAAAAGCTATATCCTTCGAATGGAGGTGGCATGGTGTCGTCATCATTGGACAAAAGTAAAATggacaacgaaaaaaaatga